Proteins found in one Actinomycetota bacterium genomic segment:
- a CDS encoding YihY/virulence factor BrkB family protein: MGMTDDRPRAGPGGGEPVPVQDGSGGEPGSPLELARRRWLEAAKSVLKEFRDDRGTLVAAGMAFYWFLAIFPALLASVGITAMVGASAETVASIRAAIESTLPGDAATVLSDALDRATQRSRGSSVAATAIGLVVALWSASAGMAALQVGLNLVYEVPKERPFLKRRLRALLLIVTSVTMAGLATIAIVFGPPIGDALRGHLPFGGTAFTLAWTAARWTVGLAALATLFAALYYLGPNRERPHWSWLSPGGVVGTLIWITASVGFSFYVTNLGSYGNTYGSLTGVVVLLLWLYLSAIAVLLGGEVNAELERQAERQRQQDETRAGNVGETPTFPAQVSRGFGPGRD, translated from the coding sequence ATGGGTATGACCGACGACCGGCCCCGGGCGGGGCCGGGTGGGGGAGAACCGGTCCCGGTGCAGGACGGCTCGGGCGGGGAGCCCGGGTCGCCGCTGGAGCTGGCCCGGCGGCGCTGGTTGGAGGCGGCCAAGTCGGTGCTCAAGGAGTTCCGCGACGACCGGGGGACACTGGTGGCCGCTGGCATGGCCTTCTACTGGTTCCTGGCCATCTTCCCGGCCCTGCTGGCCTCGGTGGGGATAACCGCCATGGTGGGGGCGTCGGCCGAGACGGTGGCCTCCATCCGGGCGGCCATCGAATCGACGCTGCCCGGCGACGCCGCCACCGTGCTGTCCGACGCCCTCGACCGGGCCACCCAGCGGTCCCGGGGCAGCTCGGTGGCGGCCACCGCCATCGGACTGGTCGTGGCCCTGTGGTCGGCCTCGGCGGGCATGGCCGCCCTCCAGGTCGGGCTCAACCTGGTCTACGAGGTGCCCAAGGAGAGGCCCTTCCTCAAGCGGCGCCTGCGGGCCCTGCTGCTGATAGTGACGAGCGTCACCATGGCCGGGCTGGCCACCATCGCCATCGTGTTCGGCCCGCCCATCGGCGACGCCCTGCGGGGCCACCTGCCCTTCGGGGGGACGGCGTTCACGCTGGCCTGGACGGCGGCCCGCTGGACGGTGGGCCTGGCTGCATTGGCCACCCTGTTCGCCGCCCTCTACTACCTCGGTCCCAACCGGGAGCGTCCCCACTGGAGCTGGCTGAGCCCGGGAGGGGTCGTCGGCACCCTCATCTGGATCACGGCCTCGGTCGGCTTCTCGTTCTACGTGACCAACCTGGGGTCCTACGGCAACACCTACGGGTCACTCACCGGGGTGGTAGTCCTGCTGCTGTGGCTCTATCTGTCGGCCATCGCCGTCCTGCTGGGCGGCGAGGTCAACGCCGAACTGGAACGCCAGGCCGAACGCCAACGCCAACAAGACGAAACCCGCGCGGGAAACGTGGGCGAAACGCCCACGTTTCCCGCGCAGGTTTCGCGGGGTTTCGGGCCGGGCCGCGACTAG